In Pseudorca crassidens isolate mPseCra1 chromosome 16, mPseCra1.hap1, whole genome shotgun sequence, one DNA window encodes the following:
- the DKK1 gene encoding dickkopf-related protein 1 — MTALGTAGAARVLVTLVAAALCGHPLFRVSATLNSVLLNSNAIKNLPPPLGGAAGHPGFAVSAAPGILFEGGNKYQTIDNYQPYPCAEDEKCSTDEYCASSTRGAGAGAQICLSCRKRRKRCMRHAMCCPGNYCKNGICMPSDHNHFNRGEIEETIIESFGNDHSTLDGYSRRTTLSSKMYHTKGQEGSVCLRSSDCATGLCCARHFWSKICKPVLKEGQVCTKHRRKGSHGLEIFQRCYCGEGLSCRIQKDHHQASNSSRLHTCQRH, encoded by the exons ATGACGGCTCTGGGCACAGCGGGTGCTGCCCGGGTGTTGGTTACCCTAGTAGCTGCGGCTCTTTGCGGTCACCCTCTGTTCAGAGTCAGTGCCACCTTGAACTCGGTTCTTCTCAATTCCAACGCCATCAAGAACCTGCCCCCACCGCTGGGCGGCGCTGCCGGGCACCCAGGCTTCGCAGTCAGCGCTGCTCCGGGAATTCTGTTCGAGGGCGGCAACAAGTACCAGACCATTGACAACTACCAG CCGTACCCGTGCGCCGAGGACGAGAAGTGCAGCACCGATGAGTACTGCGCGAGTTCCACCCGCGGAGCGGGTGCAGGCGCGCAAATCTGCCTCTCCTGCAGGAAGCGCCGAAAACGCTGCATGCGTCACGCTATGTGCTGCCCTGGGAATTACTGCAAAAATG GAATATGTATGCCTTCTGATCACAATCATTTCAATCgaggagaaattgaggaaaccATTATTGAAAGCTTTGGTAATGATCACAGCACCTTGGATGGGTACTCCAGAAGAACTACACTGTCTTCAAAAATGTATCATACCAAAG GACAAGAAGGTTCTGTCTGTCTTCGATCATCAGACTGTGCTACAGGGTTGTGTTGTGCTAGACATTTCTGGTCCAAGATCTGTAAACCTGTTCTCAAAGAGGGTCAAGTGTGCACCAAGCACAGGAGAAAAGGCTCTCACGGGCTGGAGATATTCCAGCGTTGTTACTGTGGAGAAGGTCTGTCTTGCCGGATACAGAAAGATCACCATCAAGCCAGTAATTCTTCTAggcttcacacctgtcagagacACTAA